A DNA window from Marispirochaeta aestuarii contains the following coding sequences:
- a CDS encoding transposase: MVSPIYDTIYKEIKVRQKFDEEFKDKVAVEALNEEKPLQEIAVEYAVHPNQIRAWKKQLLQLLVTWYLGMYKQ; the protein is encoded by the coding sequence GTGGTATCCCCGATATATGATACCATATACAAGGAGATCAAAGTTAGACAAAAGTTCGATGAAGAGTTCAAAGATAAGGTAGCCGTGGAGGCGCTGAACGAGGAGAAACCCCTTCAGGAGATTGCTGTAGAGTATGCGGTCCATCCGAACCAGATAAGGGCATGGAAGAAGCAGCTGCTCCAATTGCTGGTTACATGGTATTTAGGTATGTACAAGCAGTAA
- a CDS encoding ATP-dependent nuclease, translating to MRSMKLTKIVIENYKSIKYLEIDCQKYGDSHTTMLIGVNESGKSNILQAISMFRTPSYECDYDIIHNQKDEENNYVDLWFNLQFDSKNEYLKEIREMFKNGDILDFEIKDLVKNVYLGSDDKNFNEVYHYSIVNITSKIKISEEVATKNVNGQPQKYKIYKIEMIKENDANEEELSEEVLKEIINNSLVKIVKSKEPKVSFWKPSEEYLISNVKLEDFKNNPTVNIPLRNIFAISGYKTKQKIADEINRITNDQLRRKMMTKLSKATTRYIQKIWRHNIEFDIEINDSKLCVVSVKDSGSDNQYNFHKMTNRSEGFKQFISLILSLSIETRELNKENDLILIDEPEAHLHPSGIRDLREELLEIGKTNYLFIATHSPFLVDFKRKERNIIVKKGRTALTELQYIKNEQDLRDDEVLEIAFGINIYKDLLLVHT from the coding sequence ATGAGAAGCATGAAACTAACAAAAATAGTAATTGAAAACTATAAATCCATAAAGTACTTGGAAATTGATTGTCAAAAATATGGTGATAGTCATACAACTATGTTAATTGGTGTAAATGAATCTGGTAAAAGTAATATTTTACAGGCAATATCAATGTTTCGGACACCTTCATATGAATGTGATTACGATATAATACATAATCAAAAAGATGAAGAAAATAATTATGTTGACTTATGGTTCAATCTTCAATTTGATTCTAAAAATGAATATTTAAAAGAAATAAGAGAAATGTTTAAGAATGGCGATATCTTAGACTTTGAGATAAAAGATTTAGTTAAAAATGTATACCTTGGAAGTGACGACAAAAACTTTAACGAAGTTTATCATTACAGTATAGTCAATATTACGTCAAAAATAAAAATAAGTGAAGAAGTTGCAACGAAAAATGTTAATGGTCAACCTCAAAAGTATAAAATATACAAGATTGAAATGATTAAAGAAAATGATGCTAATGAAGAAGAATTGAGCGAAGAAGTATTAAAAGAGATTATAAATAATAGTCTTGTTAAAATTGTAAAAAGTAAGGAACCAAAAGTTTCATTCTGGAAACCATCTGAAGAGTACTTAATATCTAATGTTAAACTAGAAGATTTTAAGAATAATCCAACAGTAAACATACCTCTGCGGAATATATTTGCAATATCGGGTTATAAAACTAAACAAAAGATTGCAGATGAAATAAATAGAATCACTAATGATCAGCTTAGACGTAAAATGATGACAAAGCTATCAAAGGCGACTACTAGATATATTCAAAAGATATGGAGACATAACATTGAGTTTGATATTGAGATAAATGATAGTAAGTTATGTGTAGTATCTGTTAAAGATTCTGGTTCTGATAATCAGTATAATTTTCATAAAATGACAAATCGAAGTGAGGGATTCAAGCAGTTTATTTCTTTAATATTGTCTTTATCTATAGAAACTAGAGAATTAAATAAAGAAAATGATTTAATATTGATTGATGAACCAGAAGCACATCTTCACCCTTCCGGAATAAGAGATCTTAGGGAAGAACTATTGGAGATAGGGAAAACAAACTATCTATTTATTGCAACACATTCCCCATTCTTAGTCGATTTTAAAAGAAAAGAACGAAATATAATCGTAAAGAAAGGTAGAACAGCATTAACAGAATTGCAATATATAAAAAATGAACAGGACTTGCGTGATGATGAAGTATTAGAAATAGCTTTTGGAATAAATATCTATAAAGACTTACTGCTTGTACATACCTAA
- a CDS encoding helix-turn-helix domain-containing protein, with protein sequence MGGISALKREAENRKESIDIKKESFRNIVTGKIYGLMKNEKISKTELSQKMGVSKAAITKLLSGDRNFTIDKITELSNILGYTPAIFFTKKHSFSEIEYSSFMRYFEKTKRTVEIVFENDKKIRATEESEKRFEALFLKENWN encoded by the coding sequence ATGGGCGGAATAAGCGCATTGAAAAGAGAAGCTGAAAATAGAAAAGAATCAATAGATATAAAGAAAGAAAGTTTTAGAAATATTGTTACCGGTAAAATTTATGGACTTATGAAAAATGAGAAAATCAGTAAAACTGAGTTGTCTCAGAAAATGGGTGTATCAAAGGCCGCTATCACAAAGCTACTTAGTGGTGACCGAAATTTTACTATTGATAAAATAACTGAACTATCAAATATTCTAGGATATACACCTGCTATTTTTTTCACAAAGAAGCATTCATTTAGTGAAATAGAATACAGTTCCTTTATGAGATATTTTGAGAAGACAAAAAGAACCGTTGAGATCGTTTTTGAAAATGATAAAAAGATCCGCGCAACCGAAGAGTCTGAAAAAAGATTTGAAGCACTTTTTCTGAAGGAGAATTGGAATTAG
- a CDS encoding type II toxin-antitoxin system RelE/ParE family toxin, whose protein sequence is MLTCTEEIYKDNFGFRVFGKENATTQVYEFMDREFGNEKYRKKLISVLNAINSNPMFYSHPEKFKPVEDDVWEIKIKPYRIACIWDSKPYNLVAVYGFKKDKRKWPKKDLENMRRQKTLYCNSRSKRIEGVYYGRNKRIEKRS, encoded by the coding sequence ATGTTAACATGTACCGAAGAAATTTATAAAGATAACTTTGGTTTCCGTGTATTTGGAAAGGAGAATGCAACAACTCAAGTATATGAGTTTATGGACAGGGAATTCGGTAATGAAAAATATAGAAAGAAACTTATTTCTGTCTTAAATGCAATTAACTCGAATCCAATGTTTTACTCGCACCCAGAAAAGTTTAAACCTGTTGAGGATGACGTATGGGAAATAAAAATAAAACCATATAGAATTGCATGCATATGGGACTCAAAACCATACAATTTAGTAGCAGTTTATGGCTTTAAAAAAGACAAAAGGAAATGGCCTAAGAAAGATCTTGAAAACATGAGACGACAGAAAACTCTTTATTGTAATAGTCGTTCAAAAAGGATTGAAGGAGTGTATTATGGGCGGAATAAGCGCATTGAAAAGAGAAGCTGA
- a CDS encoding Fic family protein: MKRDGSKPNNDLPLLPPEADIETKTILNQAIRANRELARLKGYCSLLPNDSILLSSIILKEAKTSSEIENIITTQDELYKALADSVKEIDVETKEVLNYRSAIWTGFNELKEKGFLSTNIMIRIQNELEGNNAGIRKLPGTTLVNQQTGESVYTPPDNEESINRLLKNLEDYINQTDDIDPLIKMAIIHYQFESIHPFYDGNGRTGRIINVLYLILKELLDKPILYLSDYIIKNKNRYYDLLQNVKDKNGWEAWVIYMLKAVEITSVETLKMISSIVDLINETTEKCKNELPKTTYSKELIDILFIQPYTKIEFLVNANIAERRTASKYLKQLEEIGVLESFKSWKETIYVNKRLYELLKG, encoded by the coding sequence ATGAAGCGTGATGGTTCGAAACCAAATAATGATCTTCCTCTTTTACCGCCGGAAGCTGATATTGAGACAAAGACAATACTAAATCAGGCGATCAGAGCTAACCGTGAACTGGCCAGATTAAAAGGATACTGTTCACTCTTACCGAACGATTCTATCTTATTGAGTTCAATAATCTTAAAAGAAGCAAAAACAAGTTCAGAGATTGAGAACATAATAACAACTCAGGATGAATTATACAAAGCATTGGCCGATAGCGTTAAAGAAATTGATGTAGAAACTAAGGAAGTATTGAACTATAGATCAGCGATATGGACTGGCTTTAATGAATTAAAAGAAAAAGGATTCCTGTCAACTAATATAATGATTCGAATACAGAATGAATTAGAGGGAAATAATGCAGGAATACGAAAACTTCCTGGTACGACGCTTGTAAACCAACAAACAGGTGAATCTGTTTATACACCACCAGATAATGAAGAATCAATAAATAGATTATTAAAGAATCTTGAAGACTACATAAATCAAACGGATGATATTGACCCACTGATAAAAATGGCAATCATACATTACCAGTTCGAGTCGATCCATCCCTTTTATGATGGAAATGGAAGAACAGGAAGAATAATAAATGTATTGTATCTAATACTAAAAGAACTATTGGATAAACCGATTCTCTATTTGAGTGATTATATTATAAAGAATAAGAATAGATATTATGATCTGCTACAGAATGTAAAAGATAAGAATGGATGGGAAGCATGGGTAATTTATATGCTGAAAGCAGTCGAAATTACTTCAGTTGAAACGCTAAAAATGATCTCAAGTATTGTAGATTTAATTAATGAAACGACTGAAAAATGTAAGAATGAACTACCAAAGACGACTTACTCAAAAGAATTAATTGATATTCTATTTATACAACCCTACACTAAGATTGAATTTTTGGTTAACGCAAATATTGCGGAAAGAAGAACCGCAAGCAAATATCTTAAGCAATTAGAAGAGATAGGAGTATTAGAATCATTCAAATCTTGGAAAGAGACAATCTATGTGAATAAAAGGTTATATGAATTGCTGAAAGGGTAG